A window of the Salvelinus alpinus chromosome 3, SLU_Salpinus.1, whole genome shotgun sequence genome harbors these coding sequences:
- the LOC139570035 gene encoding pepsin A-like gives MKWAIVLCAVVALSECIIQVPLIKGKSARESLEEQGLWNEYRGKFPFNPTRFDDQNLYVSSEQMTNDADLAYFGVISIGTPPQSFTVIFDTGSSNLWIPSVYCSSAACANHNRFNPGLSSTFKNAGKSLSIQYGTGSMTGFEGFDTVVVGGIPVKNQIFGLSQSEAPFMAHMKADGILGLAYPRLAASQATPVFDNMMTQHLVNQDMFSVYLTRNSAVGSMVTFGGVDPNYYQGQIAWIPLSSQMYWQITVDSVTVNGQIVACNGGCQAIVDTGTSNIVGPQADISSMARAVGAHSANGDNVVNCNNVNNMPAMVFHIHGQAFTLPASTYVRQSTYYGCRTGLQSSNSNLWILGDIFIRQYYSIFSRAQNMVGLALAR, from the exons ATGAAGTGGGCTATCGTTCTGTGTGCCGTGGTGGCACTCTCGGAATGCATCATCCA GGTGCCGCTGATCAAGGGGAAGAGTGCCAGGGAGAGCCTGGAGGAGCAGGGTCTGTGGAATGAGTACAGAGGGAAGTTCCCTTTCAACCCCACCAGGTTTGACGACCAGAACCTATATGTCTCCAGCGAGCAGATGACCAACGACGCTGAT TTGGCTTATTTTGGAGTGATCTCCATTGGAACTCCTCCTCAGTCCTTCACTGTCATCTTTGACACTGGCTCATCCAACCTGTGGATTCCCTCCGTCTACTGCAGCAGCGCAGCTTGCG CCAACCACAACAGGTTCAACCCCGGTTTGTCCTCTACCTTCAAGAATGCTGGGAAGAGCCTGTCCATCCAATACGGCACTGGCAGTATGACTGGCTTCGAGGGCTTCGACACCGTTGTG GTGGGTGGGATCCCTGTGAAGAACCAGATCTTTGGGCTGAGTCAATCGGAGGCTCCCTTCATGGCTCATATGAAGGCTGATGGTATCCTGGGTCTGGCTTACCCCCGCCTGGCAGCCTCTCAGGCCACACCAGTCTTTGACAACATGATGACCCAGCATCTCGTCAACCAGGACATGTTCTCTGTCTACCTGACTCG TAACTCTGCGGTTGGTAGCATGGTGACCTTCGGAGGCGTTGACCCCAACTACTACCAAGGCCAGATCGCATGGATCCCCCTGTCCTCTCAGATGTACTGGCAGATCACCGTCGACAG TGTGACTGTGAACGGCCAGATTGTGGCCTGTAACGGCGGCTGCCAGGCTATCGTGGACACCGGCACCTCTAATATTGTGGGACCTCAGGCCGACATCTCCAGCATGGCTCGTGCTGTGGGAGCCCACTCCGCCAACGGAGAC aatGTGGTGAACTGTAACAACGTCAACAACATGCCAGCGATGGTCTTCCACATCCACGGACAGGCCTTCACTCTCCCAGCCTCCACCTACGTccgccag TCCACCTACTATGGCTGCCGCACCGGTCTCCAGTCTAGTAACTCCAACCTGTGGATTCTGGGTGACATCTTCATCCGACAGTACTATTCCATCTTCAGCAGAGCCCAGAACATGGTGGGTCTGGCCCTGGCTAGATAA
- the LOC139570036 gene encoding pepsin A-like — translation MTNDADLAYFGVISIGTPPQSFTVIFDTGSSNLWIPSVYCSSAACANHNRFNPGLSSTFKNAGKSLSIQYGTGSMTGFEGFDTVVVGGIPVKNQIFGLSQSEAPFMAHMKADGILGLAYPRLAASQATPVFDNMMTQHLVNQDMFSVYLTRNSAVGSMVTFGGVDPNYYQGQIAWIPLSSQMYWQITVDSVTVNGQIVACNGGCQAIVDTGTSNIVGPQADISSMARAVGAHSANGDVSHIIMFW, via the exons ATGACCAACGACGCTGAT TTGGCTTATTTTGGAGTGATCTCCATTGGAACTCCTCCTCAGTCCTTCACTGTCATCTTTGACACTGGCTCATCCAACCTGTGGATTCCCTCCGTCTACTGCAGCAGCGCAGCTTGCG CCAACCACAACAGGTTCAACCCCGGTTTGTCCTCTACCTTCAAGAATGCTGGGAAGAGCCTGTCCATCCAATACGGCACTGGCAGTATGACTGGCTTCGAGGGCTTCGACACCGTTGTG GTGGGTGGGATCCCTGTGAAGAACCAGATCTTTGGGCTGAGTCAATCGGAGGCTCCCTTCATGGCTCATATGAAGGCTGATGGTATCCTGGGTCTGGCTTACCCCCGCCTGGCAGCCTCTCAGGCCACACCAGTCTTTGACAACATGATGACCCAGCATCTCGTCAACCAGGACATGTTCTCTGTCTACCTGACTCG TAACTCTGCGGTAGGTAGCATGGTAACCTTCGGAGGCGTTGACCCCAACTACTACCAAGGCCAGATCGCATGGATCCCCCTGTCCTCTCAGATGTACTGGCAGATCACCGTCGACAG TGTGACTGTGAACGGCCAGATTGTGGCCTGTAACGGCGGCTGCCAGGCTATCGTGGACACCGGCACCTCTAATATTGTGGGACCTCAGGCCGACATCTCCAGCATGGCTCGTGCTGTGGGAGCCCACTCCGCCAACGGAGACGTAAGTCATATAATAATGTTTTGGTGA